A genomic window from Algoriphagus sp. Y33 includes:
- a CDS encoding four helix bundle protein translates to MSFKFEKLIIWQKAMDLAEEIHDLSKKFPKEEIYNLTSQIQRAADSIALNIAEGSIGQTNPEQARFIGYSLRSLAEVVTCLHKAKSTLKIQSLRNSILNVSI, encoded by the coding sequence ATGAGCTTTAAGTTTGAAAAGTTGATCATTTGGCAAAAGGCGATGGATTTAGCAGAGGAAATTCATGATTTATCAAAGAAGTTTCCAAAAGAAGAAATCTATAATTTGACAAGTCAAATTCAAAGAGCTGCGGACTCTATTGCTTTGAATATTGCCGAAGGTTCGATTGGTCAGACTAATCCGGAGCAAGCTAGGTTTATTGGCTATTCCTTAAGGTCTTTAGCTGAGGTCGTAACTTGCTTACACAAAGCAAAAAGTACATTGAAGATTCAGAGTTTGAGAAACTCTATTCTGAATGTTTCAATCTGA
- a CDS encoding ABC transporter ATP-binding protein: MNVIKTVNLRKMYATEEVETTALDSIQIEIKKGEFVAIMGPSGCGKSTLLNIIGLLDNPDGGEYYFLDNEVAKFSERQRSSLRKGNIGFVFQSFNLIDELTVFENVELPLLYLKVPSDERKKKVEEVLTRMNIMHRRNHFPQQLSGGQQQRVAIARAIVAKPSVILADEPTGNLDSTNGEEVMRLLEELNNEGTTIVMVTHSPHDANYAHRIINLFDGKVVTENIREQFHV, translated from the coding sequence ATGAACGTAATCAAAACAGTCAATCTCCGAAAAATGTACGCTACCGAGGAGGTAGAAACAACAGCTTTGGACAGTATCCAAATTGAAATCAAAAAAGGCGAATTCGTGGCCATCATGGGGCCTTCAGGCTGTGGTAAATCCACTTTACTGAATATCATTGGTCTTCTGGATAATCCGGACGGAGGAGAATATTACTTTCTGGACAACGAAGTAGCTAAGTTCTCCGAGAGACAGCGTTCCTCACTCAGAAAGGGAAATATTGGCTTTGTATTCCAAAGCTTTAACCTGATTGATGAGCTGACCGTGTTTGAAAATGTGGAGCTTCCGCTTCTTTACCTGAAAGTCCCTTCTGACGAGCGAAAGAAAAAAGTGGAAGAAGTGCTTACCCGCATGAATATCATGCACCGGAGAAACCACTTTCCCCAGCAGCTATCCGGTGGTCAGCAGCAGCGTGTGGCCATCGCCAGAGCAATCGTGGCCAAGCCTTCCGTGATCCTTGCAGATGAGCCTACAGGTAACTTGGATTCTACCAATGGGGAAGAGGTAATGCGCCTTCTGGAAGAACTCAATAACGAAGGAACCACCATCGTAATGGTAACCCACTCTCCCCATGATGCGAACTATGCACACCGGATCATCAATCTGTTTGATGGTAAAGTGGTGACAGAGAATATCAGGGAGCAGTTTCATGTGTAG
- a CDS encoding ABC transporter permease translates to MKFKKIFVINLFGLAIGLTTVILILLWVKDELNIGRYHKKIDRIYTVMTNHDNSGGIVTWSITPGEMAEAMKAEFPQIELSAGTSPFIEGVAFENGDTKMSGAGLFVDQSYFDVFSVDFVEGNPSRIMAGINNLAISETMATKLFGSPKEAIGKSVKWQVYDFQNEVEVTGVFKDLGSMDLDKHDYFLSFSYFKQMLGDGVHWGNFNASTYLLLRRDTDVEAFNEQIDGFIKAKDKGSNVSAFVQPYGDTYLYGTYEDGKVAGGRISYVKLFSAIAIFILIIACINFMNLTTARSMSRVKEIGVKKSMGASRGGLFSQFMVESLVLTFLALLLAIVFVYILQPFFNQVTSKTLSLAFQPELILILLSIGIVTGILAGIYPAAYLSKFKPVDVMKSSVKGSFGEMLARKGLVVFQFSISLLLIIGILVIGKQMSFIQNQNLGYDQSHLLQINASGVLPNVLDSFLAELKNSPGVEDASSLSHPLVGLRSSTIGLTWEGKNPDEQVKFENITVNMGLVETMGLELVDGRAFSPDFGEENSKIILNEAAVRTIGFDDPVGKIVNLWGEDKEVIGVLKDFNFESLKENVKPAFLKYDPGFAEKIMVRINSENQQETIAGIDGLFVKQTAQPMDFSFMDADYQSLYVSEQRVSKLAKYFGVMAIFLSCLGLVGLAAFTAEKRKKEIGVRKVMGASTLGILRLVSKDFVQLVLLSIVIAVPLAWYLADNWLKTYAYQTNLSWWIFAGSGILLVFIAVVTVGVQAYKAASDNPVNSLKSE, encoded by the coding sequence ATGAAGTTCAAAAAGATCTTCGTGATCAACCTGTTTGGATTGGCCATAGGTCTTACCACAGTGATTCTAATTCTACTGTGGGTGAAGGATGAGTTGAATATAGGCCGGTATCATAAGAAGATAGATCGAATCTATACTGTGATGACCAATCACGATAATAGCGGGGGGATCGTAACTTGGTCAATAACGCCTGGAGAGATGGCTGAGGCAATGAAAGCAGAATTCCCCCAGATAGAATTATCTGCGGGTACCTCTCCGTTTATTGAAGGAGTTGCTTTTGAAAATGGTGATACCAAGATGTCAGGTGCGGGTTTGTTTGTGGACCAAAGTTATTTTGATGTTTTTTCGGTCGATTTTGTAGAGGGAAATCCTAGCCGGATTATGGCAGGGATCAATAATCTGGCGATTTCGGAGACTATGGCTACCAAGCTCTTTGGTTCACCAAAAGAGGCAATTGGTAAATCGGTGAAATGGCAGGTTTATGATTTTCAGAATGAGGTGGAAGTGACGGGGGTTTTCAAGGATCTAGGGTCTATGGATTTGGATAAGCATGATTACTTCTTGTCCTTTTCCTATTTCAAGCAGATGCTGGGAGATGGAGTACACTGGGGCAATTTCAATGCTTCGACTTATTTGCTGCTTCGCCGGGACACAGATGTGGAAGCTTTCAATGAGCAGATTGACGGCTTTATCAAAGCCAAGGATAAGGGGAGCAATGTGTCTGCTTTTGTTCAACCCTATGGAGATACCTATTTGTATGGGACATATGAAGATGGGAAAGTGGCAGGTGGAAGGATCAGTTATGTCAAGCTGTTTTCAGCCATTGCAATCTTTATTCTGATCATCGCCTGCATCAATTTCATGAACCTGACCACAGCCAGATCGATGAGTCGGGTAAAGGAAATTGGGGTCAAAAAATCCATGGGAGCAAGCCGTGGAGGTCTATTCAGCCAGTTTATGGTCGAATCACTGGTGCTCACTTTTTTGGCACTGCTATTGGCAATTGTATTTGTTTATATTTTACAACCTTTTTTCAATCAGGTCACCTCCAAGACACTAAGTTTGGCCTTCCAGCCTGAACTGATCTTGATTTTACTGTCAATAGGTATTGTGACAGGCATCTTGGCGGGTATTTACCCTGCTGCTTACTTATCTAAGTTTAAGCCCGTGGACGTGATGAAATCATCCGTGAAGGGAAGTTTTGGTGAGATGCTCGCAAGAAAAGGACTGGTTGTTTTCCAATTTTCAATTTCTCTTTTGTTGATCATTGGGATCTTAGTGATCGGCAAGCAGATGTCCTTTATCCAAAACCAAAACCTCGGCTACGACCAGAGTCATCTCCTTCAGATCAACGCCTCTGGGGTTCTTCCCAACGTGCTGGATTCATTTTTGGCGGAGCTGAAAAATAGTCCAGGGGTAGAAGATGCATCCAGTTTGAGTCATCCATTAGTAGGATTGCGAAGCTCTACCATCGGGCTTACCTGGGAAGGGAAAAATCCCGATGAACAGGTGAAATTCGAAAACATAACAGTCAATATGGGCTTGGTGGAGACGATGGGACTGGAATTGGTCGATGGAAGAGCTTTTTCACCTGACTTTGGAGAAGAAAATTCTAAGATAATTTTAAATGAGGCAGCAGTTCGTACAATCGGATTTGATGATCCGGTCGGTAAAATCGTCAACCTATGGGGAGAGGACAAAGAGGTGATCGGTGTGCTAAAGGATTTCAATTTTGAGTCGCTGAAAGAGAATGTCAAACCTGCATTCCTGAAGTATGATCCGGGTTTTGCCGAAAAGATTATGGTAAGAATTAACTCTGAAAATCAGCAGGAAACCATTGCAGGAATTGATGGGCTTTTCGTGAAGCAAACTGCTCAGCCGATGGATTTCTCATTTATGGATGCTGACTATCAATCACTCTATGTTTCTGAGCAGCGGGTTTCCAAGCTCGCAAAATACTTCGGGGTGATGGCGATTTTCTTAAGCTGCCTTGGACTAGTTGGGTTGGCTGCATTCACTGCTGAAAAGCGTAAGAAGGAAATCGGTGTCCGAAAAGTCATGGGTGCTTCTACCTTGGGAATATTGAGATTGGTATCCAAGGATTTCGTGCAGCTTGTTTTACTTTCGATTGTGATAGCTGTGCCGTTGGCCTGGTATTTAGCAGACAATTGGCTAAAAACCTATGCGTATCAGACCAATCTCAGCTGGTGGATTTTTGCAGGATCGGGAATCTTGCTGGTATTCATTGCTGTAGTTACGGTGGGAGTGCAGGCCTATAAAGCCGCTTCGGATAATCCTGTAAATTCACTGAAAAGCGAGTAG